The Mesorhizobium sp. B1-1-8 genome contains a region encoding:
- a CDS encoding lysophospholipid acyltransferase family protein: MLKLKPRERAFPELSYANPHQPALTRWFIHSVEGLSGRDRFAALYGFWRHQVVPSGERVFSRMLELIEVRVRKAGQWPPPALPDTPLVIVANHPFGIGDGIAVLSLAEQLGRPFRVMIHKDLLKIREMEPYSLPIDFSETKEALKNNLAVRHEAVRLLKEGVTIVVFPAGGVATAPKGFGRAIDLPWKMFPAKLIQDAKASVIPMHFSGQNGRLFHLVSGPMNMAERDNRVAKFVGKASLTLRTSLLIREFARLSGKAIEVQIGDVLKWSDLEPLRDRKALLDRLYRSVFDLAPPAGPRGRVPFLPKRMRKAA, encoded by the coding sequence ATGCTCAAACTGAAACCGCGGGAAAGAGCCTTTCCCGAGTTGTCCTATGCCAACCCGCATCAGCCGGCGCTGACGCGCTGGTTCATCCATTCCGTCGAGGGTCTGTCGGGCCGCGACCGCTTTGCCGCGCTCTACGGGTTCTGGCGTCATCAGGTCGTGCCAAGCGGCGAACGCGTGTTCAGCCGCATGCTGGAGCTGATTGAAGTCAGGGTGCGCAAAGCCGGCCAATGGCCGCCGCCGGCATTGCCGGACACGCCGCTGGTGATCGTCGCCAACCATCCGTTCGGCATCGGCGACGGCATTGCCGTGCTGTCGCTGGCCGAACAGCTCGGGCGGCCGTTCCGCGTCATGATCCACAAGGATCTGCTCAAGATCCGCGAGATGGAACCCTATTCGCTGCCGATCGACTTTTCCGAAACCAAGGAAGCGCTGAAGAACAACTTGGCGGTGCGCCATGAAGCGGTGCGGCTGCTGAAGGAAGGCGTCACCATCGTCGTCTTCCCGGCCGGCGGCGTCGCTACGGCGCCGAAGGGATTCGGCCGGGCAATCGACCTGCCGTGGAAGATGTTTCCGGCCAAGCTGATCCAGGACGCCAAGGCCTCCGTCATCCCGATGCATTTCTCCGGCCAGAACGGCCGCCTGTTCCACCTCGTCAGCGGCCCGATGAACATGGCCGAACGCGACAACCGCGTGGCGAAGTTCGTCGGCAAGGCATCGCTGACGCTGCGCACCTCGCTGCTCATTCGCGAATTCGCGCGCCTGTCCGGCAAGGCGATCGAGGTGCAGATCGGCGACGTGCTGAAATGGAGCGACCTGGAGCCGCTGCGCGACCGCAAGGCGCTGCTCGACCGGCTCTATCGCAGCGTCTTCGATCTGGCGCCGCCGGCCGGGCCGCGCGGGCGTGTGCCGTTTTTGCCAAAGCGCATGCGCAAGGCCGCCTGA
- a CDS encoding nitroreductase, translating to MASPIIDFLLSRNSAPIPDLKEPAPGDAEIATMITAASRVPDHGRLEPWRFILYRGEARVEIGRKLAALAEQREGPLTEGRRNQELARFSRAPLVIGVVSIARDNPKIPQWEMFLSGGMAAMNLMIAANALGYGTNMISNWYSDVAEGRAILGLSPQERVIGFVHIGSYQGPAPERPRPDPAKLYADYAGPWAG from the coding sequence ATGGCGTCGCCGATCATCGACTTCCTTTTGAGCCGCAATTCCGCGCCGATCCCGGATTTGAAGGAGCCGGCGCCGGGCGATGCCGAGATCGCCACGATGATTACCGCTGCCTCGCGCGTTCCCGACCACGGCCGGCTCGAACCGTGGCGCTTCATTCTCTATCGCGGCGAGGCGCGCGTCGAGATCGGCAGGAAGCTGGCGGCATTGGCCGAACAGCGCGAGGGGCCGCTGACGGAGGGCCGGCGCAACCAGGAACTGGCGCGTTTCTCGCGCGCGCCGCTGGTCATCGGCGTCGTGTCCATAGCGCGGGACAATCCGAAGATCCCGCAATGGGAGATGTTCCTGTCCGGAGGAATGGCGGCTATGAATCTGATGATCGCGGCCAATGCGCTGGGCTACGGCACCAATATGATCAGCAACTGGTATTCCGATGTCGCGGAGGGCAGGGCGATCCTCGGGCTCTCGCCGCAGGAGCGCGTCATCGGCTTCGTCCATATCGGCTCCTATCAGGGACCGGCGCCGGAGCGGCCCAGGCCCGATCCGGCAAAACTCTATGCCGACTATGCCGGACCCTGGGCCGGATAG
- a CDS encoding methyltransferase family protein, giving the protein MISRLVVQTFVWFGAMGAVLFLAAGTLNWWGGWAYLVLMVGLSLTLGVAMARRDPGLMNERLSPPIQKNQTTADKILLTILLVAIFAWLGLMGFDFRYGWSAISPWLQVIGAAVLLPGIWICYLTMLENSFAAPVVKIQEKRGQHVITTGPYSYVRHPMYAGAILFFAGTALLLGSWWGLASVLVFIVLLAIRTFVEEETLRTGLQGYDQYAERVRYRLIPMVW; this is encoded by the coding sequence ATGATCTCGAGGTTGGTCGTCCAGACATTCGTATGGTTCGGCGCCATGGGCGCGGTGCTCTTCCTGGCGGCGGGCACACTGAACTGGTGGGGAGGCTGGGCCTATCTGGTGTTGATGGTGGGGCTCAGCCTTACCCTTGGCGTGGCGATGGCCCGGCGCGATCCCGGCCTGATGAACGAGAGGCTCAGTCCTCCCATCCAGAAGAACCAGACGACCGCCGACAAGATCCTGCTGACCATATTGCTCGTCGCCATCTTTGCGTGGCTGGGCCTGATGGGGTTTGACTTCCGGTACGGCTGGTCGGCGATTTCCCCATGGCTGCAGGTGATCGGAGCGGCTGTACTGCTGCCCGGCATCTGGATCTGCTATCTGACTATGCTGGAGAATAGTTTTGCCGCGCCCGTCGTGAAGATCCAGGAGAAGCGCGGACAACACGTGATTACCACCGGCCCATACAGCTACGTCCGCCACCCCATGTATGCCGGCGCCATTCTTTTCTTCGCCGGCACGGCGCTGCTGCTCGGCTCCTGGTGGGGGCTGGCATCGGTGCTGGTGTTCATCGTGCTGCTCGCCATCCGCACTTTCGTCGAGGAGGAAACGCTGCGTACCGGCCTGCAAGGCTATGATCAATACGCGGAACGGGTCCGCTACCGGCTGATCCCGATGGTCTGGTAA
- a CDS encoding flavin reductase family protein produces MFYEPSKGHGLPHDPSKAIVAPRPIGWISTIDKAGNVNLAPYSFFNAFSTRPFIVWFSSEGEKDSATVAAETGEFVANLVSRELAQKMNRTAVDAPRGISEFTYADLAMAPSRLVAPPRVAEAPAALECRVTEILRPKALDCTETSAVVVAGEVVGVHIDEAYLKDGLFDVVRAGNVARLGYMDYANVDHIFSMRRPRWGKD; encoded by the coding sequence ATGTTCTACGAGCCTTCGAAAGGGCATGGCCTGCCGCATGATCCGTCGAAGGCGATCGTGGCGCCCCGTCCGATCGGATGGATTTCCACCATCGACAAGGCGGGAAATGTCAACCTCGCGCCCTATTCCTTCTTCAACGCCTTTTCGACTCGCCCCTTCATCGTCTGGTTCTCGTCGGAAGGCGAGAAGGACAGCGCCACGGTCGCTGCGGAGACAGGTGAATTCGTCGCCAATCTCGTCAGCCGCGAACTGGCGCAGAAGATGAACCGCACGGCAGTCGATGCGCCGCGCGGCATCAGCGAGTTCACTTACGCTGATCTGGCCATGGCGCCGTCGCGCCTCGTCGCGCCGCCGCGGGTGGCCGAGGCGCCGGCGGCGCTGGAATGCCGGGTGACGGAAATCCTGCGCCCGAAGGCGCTCGATTGCACCGAGACCAGTGCTGTCGTGGTCGCCGGCGAGGTCGTCGGCGTCCATATCGATGAGGCCTACCTCAAGGACGGCCTGTTCGATGTCGTCAGGGCCGGCAATGTCGCCCGCCTCGGCTATATGGACTATGCAAACGTCGACCATATATTTTCCATGCGCCGACCGCGGTGGGGGAAGGACTGA